Proteins encoded together in one Benincasa hispida cultivar B227 chromosome 1, ASM972705v1, whole genome shotgun sequence window:
- the LOC120083786 gene encoding protein IQ-DOMAIN 14-like isoform X2: MGKKGSWFSVIKRFFTCQSGEDHENNRRNERKGDGKGESTSFIPIFRKPSSVEKIFSDFEREQQIVAFRPPAPERPSTPSYVPPPQPAPPRAPSPPRAAPPKETSPKVSPPRVASPPRACSSSTVVDHHEVASNTPTIVDHHEEVSHIPTAINHHEEVSNIPKPTKMNHHSSAIKIQATYRGYVARKSFRALKGQVRLLGVVQGNNVRRQTLNAKKQMQLLVRVQSQIQSRRIEMLNNQRQLQDHPNDKEVHSTFDVSEGGNHENWDESSITKEEKDARLQRKVEAAIKRERARAYAYSQSHQRTTPRLGQDSQMDTCSMGVPRWLKWLEGQLPTEGSPKHPLPRPLTPQPEQKLSPRSPSSNNRRHNFGLDGRDTPTPKSTKSTAFSNAKPARSPLRLRTPPTAMSTISNDSRSRGSRALSPFDMRLKDDDSLVSCPPYMAPHYMTPTISAKAKVRARSNPRERFPGTPRSDASSRRQSFPPTQGIGSFRNRGLMSSPKDHATLDDNQSLRSVGNFSFASLPTGTRRKPFNRFV, encoded by the exons ATGGGAAAGAAAGGCAGTTGGTTTTCAGTTATTAAGAGGTTTTTCACTTGTCAGTCAGGAGAG GATCATGAGAATAACCGCAGAAATGAAAGGAAAGGAGATGGGAAAGGAGAGTCCACTTCCTTCATTCCTATCTTTAGAAAGCCAAGCAGTGTCGAGAAAATATTTAGTGATTTTGAGAGGGAGCAGCAAATTGTAGCTTTCCGGCCTCCTGCTCCTGAACGACCATCTACACCATCCTATGTACCTCCTCCTCAACCAGCTCCCCCTCGGGCTCCTTCTCCTCCTAGAGCTGCTCCTCCAAAGGAAACATCTCCCAAGGTTTCTCCTCCCAGAGTTGCTTCTCCTCCTCGAGCTTGCTCATCATCAACAGTTGTCGATCATCACGAGGTAGCTAGCAACACTCCAACAATTGTCGATCATCATGAGGAAGTCAGCCACATTCCAACGGCCATCAATCATCACGAGGAAGTCAGCAACATTCCAAAACCAaccaaaatgaaccatcatTCTTCTGCTATTAAGATCCAAGCAACCTACAGAGGTTATGTG GCAAGGAAAAGCTTCAGGGCGTTGAAGGGTCAGGTGCGGCTTCTAGGTGTTGTACAAGGGAATAATGTGAGGCGCCAGACATTGAATGCTAAGAAACAGATGCAACTTTTGGTTCGGGTGCAATCTCAGATACAATCACGACGGATTGAAATGCTCAATAACCAGAGGCAACTCCAGGATCATCCCAATGATAAAGAAGTTCACAGTACCTTTGATGTG TCTGAGGGAGGTAACCATGAAAATTGGGACGAAAGCTcaataacaaaggaagaaaaagatgcCCGATTGCAGAGGAAGGTAGAAGCAGCCATTAAACGAGAACGAGCGAGGGCATATGCGTACTCCCAATCCCACCAG AGAACCACTCCGAGGTTGGGACAAGATTCTCAAATGGATACTTGCTCCATGGGAGTTCCGAGGTGGTTGAAATGGTTAGAAGGTCAGTTACCTACTGAAGGTTCTCCGAAGCATCCTCTACCGAGACCTTTAACTCCTCAGCCAGAGCAGAAGTTGAGTCCACGGTCTCCTTCAAGCAACAATAGACGACACAATTTCGGCTTAGATGGTAGGGATACTCCCACACCAAAGTCCACAAAATCAACAGCATTCTCAAATGCAAAGCCTGCTCGGTCTCCACTTCGATTGAGAACCCCTCCAACAGCAATGTCGACCATCTCCAACGACTCGAGATCACGAGGCAGCCGGGCTTTGTCTCCTTTCGACATGAGGTTAAAGGATGATGACAGCCTTGTAAGCTGCCCTCCATATATGGCACCACACTATATGACTCCTACGATTTCGGCCAAAGCGAAAGTTCGAGCTCGTAGTAACCCGAGGGAGAGGTTTCCAGGTACGCCAAGGAGCGATGCATCTAGCAGGAGGCAGTCGTTTCCACCAACTCAAGGCATTGGATCATTTAGGAACAGAGGTTTGATGTCGTCGCCGAAGGATCATGCAACTTTAGACGACAACCAATCTTTACGATCGGTTGGGAACTTCAGCTTTGCTTCGCTTCCAACTGGAACTAGAAGGAAACCATTTAACAGATTTGTGTGA
- the LOC120083786 gene encoding protein IQ-DOMAIN 14-like isoform X1 — MGKKGSWFSVIKRFFTCQSGEQDHENNRRNERKGDGKGESTSFIPIFRKPSSVEKIFSDFEREQQIVAFRPPAPERPSTPSYVPPPQPAPPRAPSPPRAAPPKETSPKVSPPRVASPPRACSSSTVVDHHEVASNTPTIVDHHEEVSHIPTAINHHEEVSNIPKPTKMNHHSSAIKIQATYRGYVARKSFRALKGQVRLLGVVQGNNVRRQTLNAKKQMQLLVRVQSQIQSRRIEMLNNQRQLQDHPNDKEVHSTFDVSEGGNHENWDESSITKEEKDARLQRKVEAAIKRERARAYAYSQSHQRTTPRLGQDSQMDTCSMGVPRWLKWLEGQLPTEGSPKHPLPRPLTPQPEQKLSPRSPSSNNRRHNFGLDGRDTPTPKSTKSTAFSNAKPARSPLRLRTPPTAMSTISNDSRSRGSRALSPFDMRLKDDDSLVSCPPYMAPHYMTPTISAKAKVRARSNPRERFPGTPRSDASSRRQSFPPTQGIGSFRNRGLMSSPKDHATLDDNQSLRSVGNFSFASLPTGTRRKPFNRFV, encoded by the exons ATGGGAAAGAAAGGCAGTTGGTTTTCAGTTATTAAGAGGTTTTTCACTTGTCAGTCAGGAGAG CAGGATCATGAGAATAACCGCAGAAATGAAAGGAAAGGAGATGGGAAAGGAGAGTCCACTTCCTTCATTCCTATCTTTAGAAAGCCAAGCAGTGTCGAGAAAATATTTAGTGATTTTGAGAGGGAGCAGCAAATTGTAGCTTTCCGGCCTCCTGCTCCTGAACGACCATCTACACCATCCTATGTACCTCCTCCTCAACCAGCTCCCCCTCGGGCTCCTTCTCCTCCTAGAGCTGCTCCTCCAAAGGAAACATCTCCCAAGGTTTCTCCTCCCAGAGTTGCTTCTCCTCCTCGAGCTTGCTCATCATCAACAGTTGTCGATCATCACGAGGTAGCTAGCAACACTCCAACAATTGTCGATCATCATGAGGAAGTCAGCCACATTCCAACGGCCATCAATCATCACGAGGAAGTCAGCAACATTCCAAAACCAaccaaaatgaaccatcatTCTTCTGCTATTAAGATCCAAGCAACCTACAGAGGTTATGTG GCAAGGAAAAGCTTCAGGGCGTTGAAGGGTCAGGTGCGGCTTCTAGGTGTTGTACAAGGGAATAATGTGAGGCGCCAGACATTGAATGCTAAGAAACAGATGCAACTTTTGGTTCGGGTGCAATCTCAGATACAATCACGACGGATTGAAATGCTCAATAACCAGAGGCAACTCCAGGATCATCCCAATGATAAAGAAGTTCACAGTACCTTTGATGTG TCTGAGGGAGGTAACCATGAAAATTGGGACGAAAGCTcaataacaaaggaagaaaaagatgcCCGATTGCAGAGGAAGGTAGAAGCAGCCATTAAACGAGAACGAGCGAGGGCATATGCGTACTCCCAATCCCACCAG AGAACCACTCCGAGGTTGGGACAAGATTCTCAAATGGATACTTGCTCCATGGGAGTTCCGAGGTGGTTGAAATGGTTAGAAGGTCAGTTACCTACTGAAGGTTCTCCGAAGCATCCTCTACCGAGACCTTTAACTCCTCAGCCAGAGCAGAAGTTGAGTCCACGGTCTCCTTCAAGCAACAATAGACGACACAATTTCGGCTTAGATGGTAGGGATACTCCCACACCAAAGTCCACAAAATCAACAGCATTCTCAAATGCAAAGCCTGCTCGGTCTCCACTTCGATTGAGAACCCCTCCAACAGCAATGTCGACCATCTCCAACGACTCGAGATCACGAGGCAGCCGGGCTTTGTCTCCTTTCGACATGAGGTTAAAGGATGATGACAGCCTTGTAAGCTGCCCTCCATATATGGCACCACACTATATGACTCCTACGATTTCGGCCAAAGCGAAAGTTCGAGCTCGTAGTAACCCGAGGGAGAGGTTTCCAGGTACGCCAAGGAGCGATGCATCTAGCAGGAGGCAGTCGTTTCCACCAACTCAAGGCATTGGATCATTTAGGAACAGAGGTTTGATGTCGTCGCCGAAGGATCATGCAACTTTAGACGACAACCAATCTTTACGATCGGTTGGGAACTTCAGCTTTGCTTCGCTTCCAACTGGAACTAGAAGGAAACCATTTAACAGATTTGTGTGA